From Paenibacillus sp. GP183, one genomic window encodes:
- a CDS encoding YIP1 family protein: MSGYTSVLPRVRRPLEIALAVLFHPADAFRELRGFRSFTSACILLLLTFAVRVVSILITSFHMTNLQPEDANIVLEFIRFIFPLLSWAVCCYLITSIMDGESFFSNVFLAVSYSMVPYILFTLPIAALTLLLTRDELYVYITLNSIVWLWVGVLLVINIAVMNDYSFKKTIGVTLLSLFALIIFWATIGLTFALTNHVIMFVKDVYNEVRYLMSN, translated from the coding sequence TTGAGCGGGTATACTTCCGTACTGCCGCGCGTCCGGCGGCCGCTTGAGATCGCCTTGGCTGTCTTATTCCACCCGGCCGACGCATTTCGCGAGCTGCGCGGTTTTCGAAGCTTCACGTCCGCCTGCATTCTGCTGCTGCTGACGTTCGCCGTGCGGGTCGTCTCTATCCTGATCACATCGTTTCATATGACCAACCTGCAGCCCGAGGATGCCAACATCGTACTGGAATTCATTCGGTTCATTTTTCCGCTTCTATCTTGGGCTGTATGCTGTTATTTGATCACTTCGATTATGGACGGCGAGTCTTTTTTCAGCAACGTCTTTCTCGCTGTATCGTACTCCATGGTCCCTTACATCTTGTTTACTCTGCCGATCGCGGCGCTCACGCTGCTGCTGACGCGCGACGAATTGTATGTATACATCACGCTGAACTCTATCGTCTGGCTGTGGGTCGGGGTGCTGCTCGTCATCAATATAGCTGTTATGAACGATTATTCGTTCAAGAAAACGATTGGCGTCACGTTGCTGAGCCTGTTTGCGCTCATTATTTTCTGGGCGACGATCGGCTTGACCTTTGCGCTCACCAATCACGTCATCATGTTCGTGAAGGATGTTTATAACGAAGTGCGTTATTTAATGTCCAACTGA
- a CDS encoding DUF5696 domain-containing protein, protein MKKYWIKWSLWIAVLAVVAIIVLQIREHFPALSDGGTEVKAAKQEAAVAASVTVLAPEEGFVKAAGTDRLELYFRSLDSAIQLKDKRNGFVWRSAYPLRDAKVDGNDLWKADSQSIFHISYTNPNTPTLEVLESNSVALQPKMESKPIENGISIHYEMEQLKISFTMEFQLKNDGLEVRVPAESVQESDKYAIMRLSPLPFFGSAGDEIEGYAFYPDGPGALSYFKPNHPQYMEPYRTGVYSPDQILFNDYNRPENAFFPVFGMKVKDNAFMGIITDGEFDSSVVYAPSGYLINLNRTSAEFTYRRSYEAVKQNGNLAMRAEKKLLRMDHKVRYLFYGGNEANYSHMAVSYRSYLMKEKGLIPRMKKGDPIPLGIDLLTGIKQQRIVSDRFLPATTFEQAAQIIKDLHDKGIESLSANLLGWTKQGFGFLPSELPAASQLGGMKGLEALSRSAKENGSSLYLTDDFVFAYKGGSNGSFSVRDDVIKGANHFPVTDPFNQTFFLNARKRNLIFQSGYLDSLKPLQVTGIQFDSFGFMDYFDYNDSFPLTREGTAGEWMEMMRKSRAQFGGAAASGGNAYVLPYTDRIFSLGTKDSGYFFTDETVPFYQMVVHGLIPYSGRPQNLFHDPQVQFLKMVEYGYMPFYQLTYQHSEELKDTFFADLFSSRYSSWSDAIVSKYKEMNDKLRGTWSQTMVDHRRLKDNVIQTTYEDGTRIIVNYDNDAFQIDGHTVPGQNYFVLPKEG, encoded by the coding sequence ATGAAGAAATATTGGATCAAATGGAGCTTATGGATAGCTGTGCTTGCCGTTGTCGCCATCATCGTCTTGCAGATTCGCGAGCACTTTCCCGCTCTGTCAGACGGGGGAACCGAAGTGAAGGCGGCTAAGCAAGAAGCGGCGGTTGCAGCCTCGGTTACCGTTCTGGCGCCTGAGGAAGGATTTGTTAAAGCTGCGGGGACGGACCGGCTTGAGCTGTATTTCCGTTCCTTGGATTCGGCCATTCAGCTAAAGGATAAGCGAAACGGGTTCGTTTGGCGTTCTGCCTATCCGCTCAGGGACGCTAAAGTGGACGGCAATGATTTATGGAAGGCGGACAGCCAATCGATATTTCATATCAGCTATACGAACCCGAACACGCCTACATTGGAAGTGCTGGAATCGAACTCCGTCGCACTGCAGCCGAAGATGGAGTCCAAGCCGATCGAGAACGGGATATCGATACATTATGAAATGGAGCAGCTCAAGATAAGCTTCACTATGGAGTTTCAGCTGAAGAACGACGGTTTGGAAGTTCGCGTGCCTGCGGAATCGGTTCAAGAATCGGATAAGTACGCGATCATGAGACTTTCTCCGCTGCCGTTCTTCGGTTCGGCAGGCGATGAGATCGAAGGCTACGCTTTTTACCCTGACGGGCCTGGGGCGTTATCTTATTTTAAACCGAATCATCCTCAATATATGGAGCCTTATCGGACTGGCGTTTACAGCCCGGATCAGATTCTGTTCAATGACTACAATAGGCCGGAGAATGCGTTTTTCCCAGTATTCGGCATGAAGGTAAAGGACAATGCTTTCATGGGAATCATTACGGATGGTGAATTCGATTCATCCGTCGTTTACGCTCCCAGTGGCTACTTAATCAACTTGAATCGAACATCGGCGGAATTCACCTATCGCAGATCCTACGAAGCCGTAAAACAGAACGGAAACTTGGCGATGCGGGCGGAAAAAAAATTGCTGCGCATGGACCACAAGGTCCGCTATTTGTTCTATGGCGGCAATGAGGCTAATTACAGCCATATGGCCGTTTCGTACCGCAGTTACTTAATGAAAGAAAAAGGTCTCATACCGCGAATGAAGAAAGGCGATCCGATTCCGCTCGGCATCGACCTGCTGACGGGGATTAAGCAGCAGCGCATCGTATCCGACCGGTTTTTGCCGGCAACCACGTTCGAGCAAGCCGCCCAAATCATAAAGGATCTGCACGACAAGGGAATCGAATCGTTATCCGCAAATTTGCTCGGCTGGACTAAGCAGGGATTCGGCTTCCTGCCATCTGAGCTGCCTGCTGCGTCTCAATTAGGAGGCATGAAGGGACTGGAGGCGCTCTCCCGCTCGGCTAAAGAGAACGGTAGCAGTCTGTATTTGACGGATGATTTCGTGTTCGCGTACAAGGGCGGCTCTAACGGCAGCTTCTCGGTACGCGACGACGTCATCAAGGGAGCGAATCATTTTCCAGTGACAGACCCCTTTAACCAAACGTTCTTCCTGAACGCCCGCAAGCGGAATTTGATCTTCCAAAGCGGTTATCTCGATAGCTTGAAGCCGCTGCAGGTTACCGGCATTCAATTCGATTCGTTCGGGTTTATGGATTACTTTGATTACAACGACAGCTTTCCGCTGACCCGCGAAGGGACTGCTGGCGAATGGATGGAGATGATGCGCAAATCCCGTGCCCAGTTCGGCGGAGCGGCAGCCTCGGGAGGGAACGCATACGTGCTTCCGTACACAGACCGGATTTTCAGCTTGGGGACGAAGGACAGCGGGTACTTCTTCACTGACGAAACGGTACCGTTCTACCAAATGGTCGTCCATGGCTTAATCCCTTACTCCGGGAGACCGCAAAATTTGTTTCACGACCCGCAGGTGCAGTTTTTGAAAATGGTGGAGTACGGCTATATGCCGTTTTATCAGCTTACTTATCAGCACTCGGAGGAACTGAAGGACACGTTCTTCGCCGATCTGTTCAGCTCCCGCTACAGCAGCTGGTCCGACGCCATTGTGAGCAAGTATAAGGAAATGAACGATAAGCTCCGCGGTACCTGGTCGCAAACGATGGTCGACCACCGCAGGCTGAAGGACAATGTGATTCAAACGACATACGAGGACGGGACGCGCATTATCGTGAACTACGACAATGACGCCTTCCAGATTGACGGACATACCGTTCCCGGACAAAATTACTTCGTGCTTCCGAAGGAGGGGTAA
- a CDS encoding sugar ABC transporter permease: MKRIGLERRKMLAGYVYISPWLIGFLLFMGYPFVYSLWLSFHDVQGIGSFQFKSVGWLNFQNAFVLDPQFVPLFVSVIQDTIINTPLIIVFSLFISILLNHKIRGRALFRAAFFLPVLIGSGMVLQQLLYAGVGQKTLVNGIGLPASAFIYMGPTFSQFVFDMLSRLTLIFWKTGVQILLFLAGLQGISPSLYESSKCDGATEWEMFWKITLPLISPVILLNLVYTLVDSFTDVTNRMMLYIRDIGFVKIQLGYAAALGWIYFALIFVIISIIFAASRRFIYYSGER, from the coding sequence ATGAAGCGTATCGGTTTGGAGAGAAGAAAGATGCTTGCCGGCTACGTTTACATTTCCCCGTGGCTGATCGGATTTCTGTTATTTATGGGATATCCGTTCGTTTACTCGCTATGGTTAAGCTTCCACGATGTACAGGGGATAGGGAGCTTCCAGTTTAAGTCGGTCGGCTGGTTAAACTTCCAGAATGCATTCGTTCTGGATCCGCAGTTCGTGCCTCTGTTCGTCTCCGTCATTCAGGATACGATCATCAACACGCCTTTAATCATCGTATTCTCATTGTTTATTTCCATCTTGCTGAATCATAAGATCAGAGGCCGAGCTTTGTTCCGGGCTGCGTTCTTCCTCCCGGTTCTGATCGGTTCCGGCATGGTGCTGCAGCAGCTGTTATACGCGGGAGTAGGACAGAAAACACTGGTCAACGGAATCGGCTTGCCGGCGTCCGCGTTCATTTACATGGGGCCGACTTTCTCACAGTTCGTGTTCGACATGCTCAGCCGTTTGACACTGATCTTTTGGAAAACTGGAGTGCAAATCTTGTTGTTTTTGGCAGGGCTGCAGGGCATTTCACCGTCATTGTACGAATCGTCCAAATGCGACGGCGCAACCGAATGGGAGATGTTCTGGAAAATCACGCTGCCGCTCATATCGCCCGTTATTTTGCTCAATTTGGTCTATACGCTGGTGGATTCCTTTACGGACGTGACGAATCGGATGATGCTGTATATTCGTGATATCGGATTCGTCAAAATTCAGCTCGGCTATGCGGCGGCTCTTGGATGGATCTATTTTGCGCTCATCTTCGTGATCATCTCCATCATATTTGCCGCATCCAGACGCTTCATTTATTATTCCGGGGAACGGTGA
- a CDS encoding carbohydrate ABC transporter permease, translating to MNNDGGISARKRPLTAFDRMPLFMRLAASRLTSKSRWFGIVYRIFVYCLLIDLSFVFLYPFIYMITTSLKTPPDLLNFTIKWIPTSMAWQNYAYGLVGLKYWEHFYNSAVSTLFSVFGQVLACSFVAYGFARIKFPGREALFMLAMFSLLVPPQTVIIPLFIQYKALGWMDTFAPIIVPAFFANGLRGALFIFIFRQLFRNLPWELEDAARVDGCGSFRVYWKIILPLTTPAIVVTVLLSLVWHWNDFFEPNIYLTSQEKYTLPMMLPRLYQSLNETAATHGMETFGLPTVMAATFLVIVPLLLVYLFLQKYFIQGVERTGLVE from the coding sequence ATGAACAACGATGGAGGAATATCAGCAAGGAAGCGACCGCTAACGGCATTTGACAGGATGCCTCTTTTCATGCGGCTAGCCGCAAGCCGGTTGACGAGCAAAAGCCGCTGGTTCGGAATCGTGTACCGGATCTTCGTATACTGCCTGCTGATCGACTTGTCGTTCGTATTTCTTTACCCGTTCATCTATATGATTACGACTTCCTTAAAAACGCCGCCCGACCTGCTCAACTTCACGATCAAGTGGATTCCGACGAGCATGGCTTGGCAAAACTACGCTTACGGTCTCGTCGGCCTCAAGTACTGGGAACATTTTTACAATTCGGCGGTATCGACGCTGTTCAGCGTTTTCGGACAAGTGCTCGCCTGCTCCTTCGTCGCGTACGGCTTTGCCCGGATCAAATTTCCGGGGCGCGAAGCGCTGTTTATGCTGGCCATGTTCTCGCTTCTCGTGCCTCCGCAGACGGTGATCATTCCACTGTTTATCCAGTATAAGGCATTGGGCTGGATGGATACGTTCGCGCCTATCATCGTCCCGGCATTTTTTGCTAATGGTTTGCGCGGGGCGCTGTTTATTTTTATTTTCCGCCAGCTGTTCCGAAATTTGCCATGGGAGCTGGAGGATGCGGCTCGCGTCGACGGCTGTGGCAGTTTCCGCGTGTATTGGAAAATTATTTTGCCGCTAACGACGCCGGCCATCGTCGTGACGGTGCTGTTGTCGCTCGTATGGCACTGGAACGACTTCTTCGAGCCTAACATCTACTTGACGTCACAAGAAAAATATACGCTGCCGATGATGCTTCCGCGACTGTACCAATCGCTGAACGAAACTGCCGCTACGCATGGGATGGAGACGTTCGGTCTGCCGACCGTCATGGCTGCCACGTTCCTGGTCATCGTTCCGCTGCTGCTCGTCTATCTGTTCCTGCAAAAGTATTTCATCCAGGGCGTGGAGCGTACTGGACTGGTGGAATGA
- a CDS encoding ABC transporter ATP-binding protein, producing the protein MEAKLYESDQAPIIQAKGIVRTFGKGAGAVHALRGAHLSIPRGRLVALRGRSGSGKTTLLNLLGALDRPTAGTIYVDGLEITELPEKQRDNLRRKKMGLIFQSLALVPYMSAYENVEFALRIAGAASHEYRRLAEEALDFVGLKARMKHRPFEMSGGEQQRVAIARAIAHKPSVILADEPTAELDSKMGLQVLKVFKDLVQQGMTIILTTHDPAIMEIVDQVYALEDGIIVDEG; encoded by the coding sequence ATGGAAGCAAAGCTTTACGAAAGCGATCAAGCTCCCATAATTCAAGCCAAAGGAATAGTGCGAACATTTGGCAAAGGGGCTGGAGCGGTCCATGCTCTGCGTGGAGCCCATCTCTCGATCCCGCGAGGAAGGTTAGTCGCTTTAAGAGGCAGATCGGGATCGGGAAAAACGACCCTGTTGAATTTGCTTGGAGCGTTAGATCGTCCAACAGCAGGGACTATTTATGTGGATGGCCTTGAGATCACCGAACTTCCGGAAAAGCAACGCGATAATCTGCGGCGAAAGAAAATGGGGCTTATCTTTCAATCCCTTGCTCTTGTTCCTTATATGTCAGCCTATGAAAATGTTGAGTTCGCATTAAGGATAGCAGGTGCAGCTTCTCATGAGTATCGCCGATTAGCGGAAGAAGCCCTTGATTTCGTGGGCTTGAAAGCCCGTATGAAGCATCGTCCCTTCGAAATGTCCGGCGGCGAGCAGCAACGGGTAGCCATCGCACGGGCCATTGCCCATAAACCGAGTGTCATACTTGCCGATGAGCCAACGGCTGAATTGGACAGCAAAATGGGCCTGCAGGTGCTGAAAGTATTCAAGGATTTGGTGCAGCAAGGAATGACAATAATCTTGACTACGCATGATCCCGCTATTATGGAAATTGTGGATCAAGTGTATGCATTGGAGGATGGTATCATTGTCGACGAAGGTTAG
- a CDS encoding efflux RND transporter periplasmic adaptor subunit — MSTKVSWIKRIGLLAAFILAFAVSGCSLLPKEETALKPPLVKPVKENFELYEVKRGSIIKKLTFMATFASSKTQNLYFKESGQRLLSINVKLGDTVKPGDILAQLDTGDLETRVRMQRLNVEKAQISLIQAKTDKPDDAAAIRLKMIDMESTQIQLELLQTQLEKSKLKSDLGGVVTYISDINQGDLVAAYSNLISIADPKQVQLVYQATNSIDISAVQVGMEAEVKLKNSTVKGKVLQTPSSAPLSTNKTQAEKNAKTLIIGIDKAQEGTEIGSYGDITIITEHRDDVLIIPPAGLRAYIGREYVQILEGESRKEIDVEKGLVTPTEVEIRRGLKEGQKVIINN, encoded by the coding sequence TTGTCGACGAAGGTTAGTTGGATAAAACGGATAGGGTTGCTGGCGGCATTCATCCTTGCCTTTGCTGTCTCAGGCTGTTCCTTGCTTCCTAAAGAAGAGACCGCCTTGAAGCCGCCCTTAGTTAAGCCCGTGAAAGAGAATTTCGAGCTTTATGAAGTAAAGCGGGGGAGCATTATTAAGAAGTTGACCTTTATGGCAACATTTGCCTCAAGCAAAACACAGAACTTGTATTTCAAAGAGTCGGGCCAGCGGCTGTTGTCGATCAATGTGAAGCTTGGCGATACGGTTAAACCAGGTGATATCCTAGCTCAGCTGGATACAGGCGACTTGGAAACACGGGTGCGCATGCAGCGGTTAAATGTAGAGAAGGCACAGATCTCCCTCATTCAAGCCAAGACGGATAAGCCAGACGATGCAGCGGCCATCCGCCTAAAAATGATCGATATGGAATCGACCCAAATTCAGCTTGAGCTTTTGCAGACCCAACTGGAGAAATCAAAGCTGAAGTCTGACCTAGGTGGAGTTGTGACTTATATATCTGATATTAATCAAGGTGACCTTGTAGCAGCATACTCCAATTTAATCTCTATTGCTGATCCGAAGCAAGTTCAGCTTGTCTATCAAGCAACGAATAGTATCGATATTTCAGCTGTTCAAGTAGGTATGGAAGCGGAAGTTAAGCTCAAGAATAGCACAGTGAAAGGTAAAGTGCTGCAAACTCCATCTAGTGCTCCGCTATCAACTAATAAAACACAAGCTGAGAAGAATGCCAAAACCTTGATTATCGGAATAGATAAGGCGCAAGAAGGAACCGAAATCGGAAGCTACGGGGATATTACGATAATTACCGAGCATAGAGATGACGTACTTATCATTCCTCCTGCAGGATTGCGTGCTTATATAGGCCGGGAATATGTGCAAATACTTGAAGGTGAAAGTCGTAAAGAGATTGACGTTGAGAAGGGACTTGTAACTCCAACTGAAGTAGAGATCCGCAGGGGCTTGAAGGAAGGCCAAAAGGTGATTATCAATAATTAA
- a CDS encoding ABC transporter permease, which yields MALFIMILRKMAKNRWLELCLLTGLVVSVALSSSMPIYTHAILQRLLIKDLENLQLQTQKFPGAVNSFTYTGDVEDPSVKTQRLLQADVYLEEQSKQFGLPVLLFSKARSTSSYMIVPSGPAAADPNVKRNAEIAASSNLEEHVRLVDGRMPAKQQVNGVYEAMVTEQVLTELKLVLGNEFTIEDEALKEPVRIKPVAVIDRKDYSDVYWYNPISNYKSSFLIDYDLFEQDIVKGNKLNAASNTWFYALDYSQMKLETIPVFTATTEVIKDYIQNHIGSSWSNPVNAPALQTLAAYYDKEKKLKLMLWSLHVPVMILLAFYLFMVANLITERQKTEIAVLRSRGASRLQILMSYLLEGVLLGLVALALGPLLGLQLTRILGASNGFLEFVQRASVDVKLNREAYKYAWVAVGASVIMILIPVFHATRVSIVGHKQAMARQQRMTFLHKSFIDVILLGISLYLLQSFHRRMSDLVALGLDSADLKIDPLLFVVPALFMLSMGLLILRVYPVLIQLVYRLGRRWWPPYLYSALLQVGRSANQYQFIMLFLALTLATGIFSASAARTMNQNISDKIQYKTGADIVLQSSWENDAPPPDMGMGGGSPGESEASLKPKKKVQYKEPPFLPFAQLPGVESTARVFTKPDAGVNFGKEGAVVQLMGIDTDDFGRTAWLREGLLDHHFNEYLNLLASNPKAVLISKSASEKLGAKIGDVVQIGWKDAQSAQFHVYGIIDYWPSWNPNPVSLSKTKIAPADNKNAKAAYPMLVIGHLPYIQNNIGLEPYDVWLKLQPHASIQTLYDAMEQKKLKITKLTDRKLELINSQNDPFQLAINGVMTLGFLIGILISFIGFLIYWTLSLSGRILQFGVLRAMGISFKQIIGMLITEQLLTSGAAVLIGVLSGQITSNLFVPFFQLSFDPSTQVPPFQIIFDPSDRIKLYVIVSLMIIVGLMILGTMLSRIKIHQAVKLGED from the coding sequence ATGGCCTTATTCATAATGATTCTTCGCAAAATGGCCAAAAACCGCTGGCTGGAGCTTTGCCTGTTAACAGGGCTTGTCGTCTCTGTTGCTCTGAGCAGTTCAATGCCCATCTATACCCATGCCATTCTGCAGCGGCTTCTAATCAAGGATTTGGAGAACCTTCAGCTCCAAACGCAGAAATTTCCAGGGGCGGTAAATTCATTCACTTATACCGGAGATGTAGAAGATCCTTCTGTTAAAACCCAGAGGCTGCTTCAAGCGGATGTGTATCTTGAAGAGCAAAGCAAGCAATTTGGCCTTCCGGTATTGCTTTTCTCTAAGGCACGCAGCACTTCATCCTATATGATAGTTCCATCAGGTCCCGCTGCAGCAGATCCTAATGTTAAGCGTAATGCGGAAATTGCTGCTAGCAGCAATTTGGAAGAGCATGTCCGGCTGGTAGACGGAAGGATGCCTGCCAAACAACAGGTGAACGGCGTGTATGAAGCAATGGTTACGGAACAGGTACTAACGGAGCTTAAACTTGTCCTTGGCAACGAGTTCACGATTGAAGACGAGGCTCTCAAGGAGCCTGTGCGCATCAAGCCAGTCGCTGTCATAGATCGCAAGGATTATAGCGATGTTTATTGGTATAATCCGATAAGTAATTACAAATCGTCTTTTCTCATAGATTACGATTTATTCGAACAGGATATCGTCAAAGGAAATAAGCTGAATGCGGCTTCAAATACTTGGTTCTATGCTTTGGATTATTCCCAAATGAAACTCGAAACCATTCCCGTCTTTACAGCAACAACAGAAGTAATAAAAGACTATATTCAAAACCATATTGGCTCAAGTTGGAGTAATCCTGTAAATGCTCCGGCATTACAGACGCTTGCTGCCTATTATGATAAGGAAAAAAAGCTTAAGCTGATGCTATGGTCGCTTCACGTACCAGTCATGATTCTTCTTGCCTTTTATTTGTTCATGGTCGCGAATTTGATTACAGAGAGGCAGAAAACAGAGATCGCAGTATTGCGCAGCCGCGGTGCAAGCCGCTTGCAAATTTTGATGAGTTATTTGCTGGAAGGAGTTCTGCTCGGACTTGTTGCTCTAGCGCTCGGACCTCTTCTGGGGCTTCAATTAACTCGAATTTTGGGAGCCTCTAACGGCTTTTTAGAATTCGTGCAGAGGGCTTCAGTGGATGTTAAGTTGAATCGTGAGGCATACAAATATGCTTGGGTAGCAGTGGGGGCTTCGGTCATCATGATCTTAATTCCTGTTTTTCATGCAACCCGTGTATCCATTGTTGGGCATAAACAAGCCATGGCGCGGCAGCAGCGAATGACTTTTTTGCATAAAAGCTTTATCGACGTGATTCTTCTAGGAATTTCCCTTTATTTACTGCAATCCTTCCATCGCAGAATGAGTGATTTAGTGGCATTAGGATTGGATTCCGCTGACCTCAAGATCGATCCGTTGCTTTTTGTTGTTCCAGCTCTATTCATGCTCTCCATGGGGTTATTGATCCTACGCGTGTATCCGGTGTTGATTCAACTTGTTTATCGATTAGGCCGCCGATGGTGGCCGCCTTACTTATACTCTGCTCTTCTGCAGGTTGGCCGCTCGGCTAATCAATACCAGTTCATTATGCTATTTCTTGCTCTTACATTAGCAACAGGGATATTTAGTGCCAGCGCCGCAAGAACCATGAATCAGAATATCAGCGACAAGATTCAATATAAAACAGGAGCAGATATTGTCTTGCAAAGTAGTTGGGAAAATGATGCGCCACCGCCGGATATGGGTATGGGAGGTGGATCACCTGGGGAAAGCGAGGCTTCTTTAAAGCCTAAAAAAAAGGTTCAATATAAAGAGCCGCCTTTCCTGCCTTTCGCCCAGCTTCCTGGTGTAGAGTCAACAGCTAGGGTTTTTACGAAACCGGATGCCGGCGTTAATTTTGGCAAAGAAGGTGCTGTTGTTCAGCTTATGGGGATTGACACAGACGATTTCGGCCGAACGGCTTGGCTGCGGGAAGGGCTGTTGGATCACCATTTTAATGAATACCTGAACTTATTAGCATCCAATCCAAAGGCAGTGTTAATTTCGAAAAGTGCTTCAGAGAAGCTAGGCGCAAAAATCGGAGATGTCGTTCAAATCGGTTGGAAAGATGCGCAATCAGCGCAATTCCATGTTTATGGAATTATTGATTATTGGCCCAGCTGGAACCCTAACCCTGTATCATTGAGCAAAACTAAGATTGCTCCTGCGGACAACAAGAATGCAAAAGCAGCCTACCCTATGCTTGTCATCGGACACCTGCCTTATATACAAAATAATATCGGACTGGAGCCTTACGATGTGTGGCTAAAGCTTCAACCCCATGCATCCATTCAAACCCTATATGATGCCATGGAGCAAAAAAAATTGAAAATCACCAAGCTAACCGATAGGAAGCTGGAATTAATCAATTCCCAGAATGATCCATTCCAATTAGCGATAAATGGCGTCATGACATTAGGTTTCCTAATTGGCATACTGATCAGCTTCATTGGCTTCCTAATCTACTGGACATTGTCATTGTCGGGAAGAATATTGCAGTTTGGGGTGCTAAGGGCGATGGGGATATCCTTCAAACAAATCATCGGCATGCTGATAACAGAGCAATTGCTGACTTCGGGAGCGGCTGTCCTGATAGGCGTTCTGTCCGGTCAGATAACGAGCAATTTGTTCGTGCCTTTCTTCCAGCTTTCCTTCGATCCATCGACGCAGGTACCGCCTTTCCAAATAATCTTTGATCCATCGGACCGAATCAAGCTGTATGTTATTGTCAGCCTTATGATCATAGTTGGACTTATGATATTAGGGACGATGCTGTCACGGATCAAAATTCATCAAGCCGTTAAGCTTGGGGAGGACTAA
- a CDS encoding ABC transporter ATP-binding protein: MIHCDNLVKIYKAADLEVVALQGLDLNVEKGELMAIIGNSGSGKSTLLNMLGGLDRPSAGKLLVDGKNLLNFNERDLVKYKRETVGFVWQNNARNLIPYLTALENVELPVLLQGRRKRDRALELLEAVGLGHRSGNKLNQLSGGEQQRVAIAIALANQPKLLLADEPTGSVDSKMANQILDLFRELNRSMGLTVVIVTHDPLLAKKVDRVVAIRDGKTSSEMIRRKSYAEELEELANGLNSEEEESHVEYAVMDKSGRLQIPSSYLESIGASNAQRIRVTVENGRIVLLPPE; the protein is encoded by the coding sequence ATGATTCATTGTGACAATTTAGTCAAAATTTATAAGGCCGCCGATCTCGAGGTTGTAGCACTGCAAGGGCTGGATCTGAATGTCGAGAAGGGCGAACTTATGGCTATTATCGGCAATAGCGGAAGCGGCAAATCAACCTTGCTTAACATGCTGGGTGGTCTAGATCGGCCTTCTGCCGGAAAATTGCTGGTCGACGGCAAGAACCTTCTCAATTTCAACGAACGGGATCTAGTGAAATATAAGCGCGAAACCGTAGGCTTTGTATGGCAAAATAATGCTCGCAATTTGATTCCCTATCTGACCGCTTTGGAAAACGTGGAGCTTCCTGTCCTGCTTCAAGGCCGGCGCAAGCGCGATCGTGCATTGGAGCTGCTGGAAGCCGTAGGGCTTGGGCATCGCTCCGGGAACAAGCTGAACCAGCTCTCTGGCGGTGAGCAGCAACGTGTGGCAATTGCCATCGCACTAGCCAATCAACCGAAGCTGCTGCTCGCCGACGAACCGACGGGTTCCGTTGACTCGAAGATGGCAAACCAGATTCTGGATTTGTTCCGTGAGCTCAACCGAAGCATGGGTCTGACTGTTGTTATTGTCACGCACGACCCTTTGCTAGCGAAGAAGGTTGACCGTGTTGTTGCTATCCGTGATGGTAAGACCTCGTCGGAAATGATTCGACGGAAGTCTTACGCCGAGGAGCTGGAAGAGCTTGCTAATGGATTGAACAGCGAAGAAGAGGAGTCGCACGTTGAATATGCCGTCATGGACAAATCGGGCCGATTGCAGATACCTTCCAGCTATCTGGAATCTATTGGCGCTTCTAATGCACAACGTATCCGCGTTACCGTTGAGAATGGCAGGATCGTGCTGCTGCCTCCGGAATAA